In Kitasatospora gansuensis, a genomic segment contains:
- a CDS encoding HPr family phosphocarrier protein, translated as MAERRVTIGWPEGLHARPASVFVRAATAVGVPVTIAKEGGNPVNAASMLALLGLGAQGGDAVILASEAEGADEALDRLAKLVQEGLDELPAA; from the coding sequence ATGGCTGAGCGCCGCGTCACCATCGGTTGGCCCGAGGGCCTGCACGCCCGTCCCGCCTCGGTCTTCGTCCGCGCGGCGACCGCCGTCGGCGTGCCCGTCACGATCGCCAAGGAGGGCGGCAACCCGGTCAACGCCGCCTCCATGCTGGCCCTGCTCGGCCTGGGCGCCCAGGGCGGCGACGCGGTGATCCTGGCCTCCGAGGCCGAGGGCGCCGACGAGGCCCTGGACCGCCTGGCGAAGCTGGTCCAGGAGGGCCTGGACGAGCTCCCCGCCGCCTGA